A region of Pseudorasbora parva isolate DD20220531a chromosome 14, ASM2467924v1, whole genome shotgun sequence DNA encodes the following proteins:
- the LOC137039465 gene encoding lymphocyte function-associated antigen 3: MFCVLISLYLWHLVDGVNVSVTEGDSVTLHTDDTVQTRYKQWTFGPQPTIIIIQFNGGTPNITYINYKSIRDRLQIDNQTGSLTIKNIQTTDTGQYELRMEKYILISRVIVYARLPIPVITRDSSNCSSSLSSNCSLVCSAVNVSHVTLSWFKGNRLLSSISVSDPISSVSLPLEVEYQDKNPYSCVLNNPITNQTKHLDISQLFQTSADSVQCCGFTEAVIRLVISAVVGVAAVAIVVYDITSRKGEEKQ, encoded by the exons TTG ATGGAGTAAATGTGTCAGTGACGGAGGGAGATTCTGTCACTTTACACACTGATGATACTGTTCAAACCAGATATAAACAGTGGACATTTGGACCTCAACCTACTATTATAATCATTCAGTTTAATGGGGGGACACCTaatattacatatataaattacaAGAGTATCAGAGACAGATTACAGATCGAcaatcaaactggatctctgactATCAAGAACATTCAAACCACAGACACTGGACAATATGAACTACGCATGGAGAAATACATACTGATATCCCGTGTTATTGTCTATG ctcgtCTGCCCATTCCTGTTATCACCAGAGACTCTTCAAACTGTTCATCATCATTATCGTCAAATTGTTCACTGGTGTGTTCAGCTGTGAAtgtgagtcatgtgactctctcctggttcaaaggaaaccgtttattgtccagcatcagtgtgtctgatcCCATCAGCAGCGTCTCTCTTCCTCTGGAGGTGGAATATCAGGATAAAAACCCTTACAGTTGTGTGCTCAACAATCCCATCACCaaccagaccaaacatctggacATCAGTCAACTCTTTCAGACTAGTGCAG ACTCTGTCCAGTGTTGCGGTTTCACTGAAGCTGTGATTCGATTGGTCATCTCTGCTGTGGTGGGTGTGGCTGCTGTTGCCATAGTGGTTTATGACATCACATCCAGAAAAGGAGAAGAGAAGCAGTAG
- the crygs1 gene encoding crystallin, gamma S1 isoform X2: MGRIIFYEDKNFQGRRYECDSDSSDFHAFLNRCNSIRVESGAWVVYERPNFMGYQYVLTRGEYPDYQRWMGLNDRLCSCKMIHFVKASEYKIQLYDKGDFAGQVYETTEDCPSVVERFRTREVHSCKVLDGIWIFYDHPSYRGRQYLLQKGEYRKPVDWGAICPTVQSFKRLTE, encoded by the exons ATGGGCCGG ATCATTTTCTACGAGGACAAGAACTTCCAGGGCCGTCGGTACGAGTGCGACAGCGATTCTTCGGACTTCCATGCCTTCCTGAACCGGTGTAACTCCATCCGTGTGGAGAGCGGGGCTTGGGTGGTCTACGAGAGGCCCAACTTCATGGGCTACCAGTATGTACTGACCCGGGGCGAGTATCCAGATTACCAACGCTGGATGGGTCTGAACGACCGCCTCTGCTCTTGCAAGATGATCCACTTT GTAAAAGCTTCTGAGTATAAGATCCAACTCTATGACAAGGGAGATTTCGCCGGCCAGGTATACGAGACCACCGAGGACTGTCCATCCGTGGTGGAGCGCTTCCGTACACGTGAGGTCCACTCCTGTAAAGTGCTAGATGGGATCTGGATCTTCTACGACCACCCAAGCTACAGAGGGCGCCAGTACCTTCTGCAGAAGGGGGAATATCGTAAGCCCGTGGATTGGGGCGCCATCTGCCCCACAGTTCAGTCCTTCAAACGCCTGACGGAGTGA
- the crygs1 gene encoding crystallin, gamma S1 isoform X1, with translation MGRVSTKIIFYEDKNFQGRRYECDSDSSDFHAFLNRCNSIRVESGAWVVYERPNFMGYQYVLTRGEYPDYQRWMGLNDRLCSCKMIHFVKASEYKIQLYDKGDFAGQVYETTEDCPSVVERFRTREVHSCKVLDGIWIFYDHPSYRGRQYLLQKGEYRKPVDWGAICPTVQSFKRLTE, from the exons ATGGGCCGGGTGAGTACGAAG ATCATTTTCTACGAGGACAAGAACTTCCAGGGCCGTCGGTACGAGTGCGACAGCGATTCTTCGGACTTCCATGCCTTCCTGAACCGGTGTAACTCCATCCGTGTGGAGAGCGGGGCTTGGGTGGTCTACGAGAGGCCCAACTTCATGGGCTACCAGTATGTACTGACCCGGGGCGAGTATCCAGATTACCAACGCTGGATGGGTCTGAACGACCGCCTCTGCTCTTGCAAGATGATCCACTTT GTAAAAGCTTCTGAGTATAAGATCCAACTCTATGACAAGGGAGATTTCGCCGGCCAGGTATACGAGACCACCGAGGACTGTCCATCCGTGGTGGAGCGCTTCCGTACACGTGAGGTCCACTCCTGTAAAGTGCTAGATGGGATCTGGATCTTCTACGACCACCCAAGCTACAGAGGGCGCCAGTACCTTCTGCAGAAGGGGGAATATCGTAAGCCCGTGGATTGGGGCGCCATCTGCCCCACAGTTCAGTCCTTCAAACGCCTGACGGAGTGA